One segment of Neobacillus endophyticus DNA contains the following:
- a CDS encoding SET domain-containing protein, translating to MIEIKRSPLSDGEFNRGVFATVDIAKGQLIHEAPVIPYPNKEHVHIEKTLLADYAFEYGINHTAILLGYGMLFNHSYEPNAIYEINFQNHTFDFYAYKDIKAGEEILINYNGDVDDKEPLWFDKE from the coding sequence ATTATAGAAATCAAGAGATCTCCATTAAGTGATGGAGAATTTAATCGTGGAGTATTTGCAACCGTTGATATAGCGAAAGGTCAGCTGATTCATGAAGCTCCTGTCATTCCATATCCAAATAAAGAACATGTTCACATTGAAAAAACTTTGCTTGCAGATTATGCGTTTGAGTATGGGATCAATCATACCGCTATCTTGCTTGGTTATGGAATGCTTTTTAATCATTCGTATGAGCCTAACGCCATTTATGAGATTAACTTTCAAAACCATACGTTTGACTTCTATGCCTACAAGGATATAAAAGCAGGAGAAGAAATCCTGATCAACTATAATGGTGATGTTGATGATAAGGAACCATTATGGTTCGATAAAGAGTAA
- a CDS encoding cyclase family protein, which yields MRKKVFIDLSHTIENGLITYKGLPAPIICDYLSREESRKHYEKGTEFQIGKIEMVSNTGTYVDVPFHRYPDGKDLSETVIDKMAGLEGMIVHVDENTKEIDEQFFYGLDIEGKAVLIHTGWDKHWNTDQYFENHPYLTERAAKYLMKRRAALVGIDSVNIDDMSGNARPVHTLLLGQEILIVEHLCNLKDLSNKNFVFYAVPPKIKGFGTFPVRAFAEIC from the coding sequence ATGAGGAAAAAAGTTTTTATTGATTTAAGTCATACGATTGAAAATGGACTTATAACGTATAAAGGGCTTCCTGCACCCATAATCTGTGATTATCTAAGTCGTGAAGAATCACGTAAACATTATGAAAAAGGTACAGAATTTCAAATTGGGAAAATCGAAATGGTTTCTAACACAGGAACATATGTTGATGTACCGTTCCATAGATATCCTGATGGGAAAGACCTTTCAGAAACCGTCATTGACAAAATGGCTGGCTTAGAAGGAATGATTGTACATGTTGATGAAAACACGAAAGAAATTGATGAACAGTTTTTTTATGGTCTCGATATAGAGGGAAAAGCAGTTTTAATTCATACAGGTTGGGACAAACATTGGAATACAGATCAGTATTTCGAAAACCATCCCTATTTAACAGAAAGAGCAGCAAAATATTTAATGAAAAGAAGAGCTGCATTAGTAGGGATTGATTCGGTCAATATAGATGACATGTCAGGAAATGCTCGTCCCGTACATACCCTTTTACTAGGACAAGAAATACTGATTGTTGAACACTTGTGTAATTTAAAGGACCTTTCAAATAAGAACTTTGTGTTTTATGCCGTACCTCCCAAAATTAAAGGATTTGGAACATTTCCTGTGAGGGCTTTTGCGGAAATATGCTAA
- a CDS encoding CGNR zinc finger domain-containing protein: MDNSRYVLGGAVWINLVNTINKRMDDILDDQSRTIQWLEANNLLGESNAETIKNPELLQSLIDELQGLRSLCKEILTELEEQGTPSAYAKDQIQKLIERVHVRLTLVQAAEKLDLICQGVTLLDHVLYQIVHSMIHTLSTVSLDRIRKCEHENCILYFIDTSKSGKRRWCSMETCGNRQKAAEFYARKKRSYSN; the protein is encoded by the coding sequence ATGGACAATTCACGATACGTGTTAGGCGGAGCAGTATGGATTAATCTGGTCAATACCATCAATAAACGGATGGATGATATTCTTGATGATCAATCGAGAACTATTCAATGGCTGGAGGCAAACAATCTGTTGGGCGAGTCTAACGCGGAGACGATAAAAAATCCAGAATTGCTTCAATCATTAATCGACGAACTTCAAGGACTTCGCAGCCTGTGCAAAGAGATTCTAACTGAATTAGAAGAACAAGGAACTCCCTCCGCATATGCAAAGGATCAAATACAAAAACTTATCGAACGAGTACACGTCCGTCTGACTCTTGTTCAGGCCGCAGAAAAACTGGATCTAATTTGTCAAGGAGTCACACTATTGGATCATGTTCTGTATCAAATCGTTCACTCGATGATTCACACCTTAAGCACCGTCTCTCTCGACCGTATCCGAAAATGCGAACATGAAAACTGCATTCTCTATTTTATCGATACTTCAAAATCGGGAAAAAGGCGCTGGTGCAGCATGGAGACGTGCGGTAATCGACAGAAAGCGGCAGAATTTTATGCAAGGAAAAAAAGAAGTTACAGTAATTGA
- a CDS encoding pyridoxamine 5'-phosphate oxidase family protein translates to MELNGEKFLRSKFQTKGIRIGNQLSDLLSRYVESMDFFFIATADKDGNCDCNFRGGSPAVKVLDETTLIFPDYPGNGAFHSLGNILENPHIGMIFIDFTHQQRLRINGSAEVLDDADLLALFPGSIQVVKVTVEQVYRNCSALIPKFTKI, encoded by the coding sequence ATGGAACTTAACGGAGAAAAGTTCTTACGAAGTAAGTTTCAAACGAAGGGAATCCGCATCGGTAACCAATTATCTGATCTTTTAAGCCGCTATGTGGAATCAATGGATTTTTTCTTCATTGCTACAGCAGACAAAGACGGTAATTGTGATTGTAATTTTCGTGGAGGTTCCCCTGCGGTTAAAGTGCTAGATGAGACAACTCTTATATTTCCAGATTACCCGGGGAATGGCGCTTTTCATAGTTTGGGAAACATTCTGGAAAATCCGCATATTGGCATGATATTTATTGATTTTACACATCAGCAGCGGCTGCGGATCAATGGAAGTGCTGAAGTATTGGATGACGCGGACTTGCTTGCTTTGTTTCCAGGAAGTATTCAGGTAGTGAAAGTAACCGTGGAGCAAGTGTATCGCAATTGTTCTGCACTTATTCCAAAGTTCACAAAAATATAA
- a CDS encoding VOC family protein codes for MALTKGVNHVGLSVTNLKETKDFFVDILEFQVLKYIEGDYAFVTDGNTMITLWQTAEETADVKTAGLHHLAFQVESVDLLRKIEERMKQKKIRLQFDGIGVRGQEGGFIALFCYEPSGIRIELATTEKDQSGDIPIIGGCGVID; via the coding sequence ATGGCATTGACTAAAGGGGTAAACCATGTTGGGTTAAGCGTAACGAATTTGAAGGAAACAAAAGATTTCTTTGTCGATATTCTTGAATTTCAAGTATTAAAATATATAGAAGGGGACTATGCTTTTGTTACTGATGGAAATACGATGATTACCTTGTGGCAAACAGCGGAGGAGACAGCAGATGTGAAAACAGCAGGTTTACATCATCTAGCATTTCAGGTTGAATCTGTGGACCTCTTGCGCAAAATCGAAGAGCGAATGAAACAAAAAAAGATTCGCCTACAATTTGATGGAATTGGAGTACGGGGGCAGGAAGGGGGATTTATTGCACTTTTCTGTTATGAACCAAGTGGAATTCGCATCGAGTTAGCTACCACTGAGAAAGATCAATCAGGAGATATTCCCATTATAGGGGGATGCGGTGTTATAGATTAA
- a CDS encoding ArsR/SmtB family transcription factor — MNQPNHDVFQAISDPTRRSMLQLLAEREMSIAEMVENFPISRTAVNKHLHILSDSALVQSRKVGRETRYTLKPEPLANIQIWLRFFERFWEDKLTKLKRLVEEDHD, encoded by the coding sequence ATCAACCAGCCTAATCACGATGTTTTTCAAGCCATTTCAGACCCTACCCGTCGCAGTATGTTACAATTACTTGCTGAAAGGGAAATGTCGATCGCTGAAATGGTAGAAAATTTCCCAATAAGCCGAACGGCTGTGAATAAGCATCTTCATATTCTTTCTGACTCTGCTCTTGTTCAAAGCCGAAAGGTAGGACGTGAAACCCGTTATACTCTGAAACCGGAACCATTAGCTAATATACAAATTTGGTTGCGCTTTTTTGAACGCTTTTGGGAGGATAAGCTCACTAAGCTAAAAAGATTGGTAGAGGAAGATCACGATTAG
- a CDS encoding diguanylate cyclase domain-containing protein, whose product MGNLAGDVVFKNIAKIFHQSIHEEKVLVRLGGDELLIFNPYTTAEQSLIIAEAVR is encoded by the coding sequence ATGGGGAATTTGGCAGGCGATGTTGTTTTTAAAAATATCGCGAAAATCTTTCATCAATCAATACATGAAGAAAAGGTACTGGTTCGACTTGGTGGAGACGAATTATTGATATTCAATCCATATACAACTGCAGAACAGAGCTTGATCATTGCAGAAGCTGTTAGATAA
- a CDS encoding DMT family transporter codes for MLRNMYASQSKAFISLFLVSVLWGCNYPVSAYLLHGFSPVFLSTVRICFTSVFLLVVMIIHKGMRWPVKIEWKYLLGVGIFGTLFNQTFYFIGLHHSTPAKASLIIAMAPIATILLERFIFKVKLTVKKGIGALVSLLGVISIIGIGNGSFGISWGDLSVLMAMICLSISIMFIRGLSKTMNSYITTIYATILGSVLMIPAAGVESIAGGTLISHSLFMWVLLACAGILAQGIAGFWWNNGVAEVGAGTASMFMNIQPFVAILASHFVLGDPILLTQIFGGILVLLGVGIVNMPAGKFKTSHPVESEKSA; via the coding sequence GTGTTGCGTAACATGTACGCTAGTCAATCTAAGGCTTTCATCAGTTTATTTTTGGTGTCGGTTTTATGGGGATGTAATTATCCTGTTAGTGCTTACTTACTTCATGGATTTTCCCCTGTCTTTTTATCAACAGTTCGTATTTGTTTTACATCAGTTTTTCTGTTAGTGGTTATGATCATTCATAAGGGAATGAGATGGCCTGTCAAAATAGAATGGAAATACCTGCTTGGGGTTGGAATTTTTGGTACCTTATTTAATCAGACCTTCTATTTTATTGGTTTACATCATAGCACACCGGCCAAAGCCTCTTTAATTATAGCAATGGCACCAATTGCCACCATTCTTTTAGAACGGTTTATTTTTAAAGTGAAATTAACGGTAAAAAAGGGAATTGGCGCTTTGGTCAGCCTGCTTGGAGTGATTTCTATTATCGGAATCGGTAATGGATCATTCGGTATTTCATGGGGAGACTTAAGTGTTTTAATGGCGATGATTTGTTTGTCCATTAGTATTATGTTTATCCGCGGATTATCGAAAACGATGAATTCGTACATCACAACAATTTACGCGACTATCCTTGGAAGTGTTTTGATGATACCTGCTGCAGGTGTAGAAAGTATTGCAGGTGGCACTTTGATCAGCCATTCTTTGTTTATGTGGGTATTACTGGCCTGTGCGGGAATATTAGCTCAAGGAATTGCAGGTTTTTGGTGGAATAATGGCGTTGCAGAAGTGGGGGCAGGAACAGCTTCCATGTTTATGAATATTCAGCCATTTGTTGCGATCCTAGCATCGCATTTCGTATTGGGGGACCCCATTTTGCTTACACAAATTTTCGGAGGAATTCTGGTTCTTTTGGGAGTGGGTATCGTAAATATGCCTGCTGGAAAATTCAAAACCTCGCACCCTGTTGAATCTGAAAAAAGTGCATAG
- the sigI gene encoding RNA polymerase sigma factor SigI has translation MRKMLNLSSKADKNERSLEEAVILIQQGDQQLLNEIINSYKPFIAKVVSSVCSRYIYESDDEFSIGLIAFNDAVEKFSSDHGSLFLGFAEIIIKRRVIDYIRIQAKKRHIHFDLTVPNDAESTETIILNKLSLNDFHKKEDEQLRKEEILHFKDSLTSFNISFNDLVENSLKHQDSRKNAILTAKIIVEDKELKEFLFDKKRLPIKQLEKQVNISKKTLGRNRKYIIAIALILSGDYLFLKDHIMGMLDE, from the coding sequence GTGAGAAAAATGCTAAATTTATCGTCGAAAGCCGATAAGAATGAGAGATCATTGGAGGAAGCTGTAATTTTAATTCAACAAGGTGACCAGCAGTTGCTTAACGAAATAATCAATTCGTACAAACCATTTATTGCTAAAGTTGTTTCTTCGGTTTGTTCCCGATATATTTATGAATCTGACGATGAATTTAGCATTGGCCTTATTGCGTTTAACGATGCGGTTGAAAAATTTTCATCCGATCATGGCAGTTTGTTCCTGGGTTTTGCAGAGATCATAATAAAAAGACGGGTAATTGATTATATTAGGATACAAGCGAAAAAACGTCACATTCACTTTGATCTTACAGTTCCGAATGACGCAGAATCGACTGAAACCATAATTTTGAATAAACTTTCTTTGAATGACTTTCATAAAAAAGAGGATGAACAGTTAAGAAAAGAAGAAATACTTCATTTTAAAGATTCATTAACCTCCTTTAATATTAGCTTTAACGATTTAGTCGAAAACTCTCTAAAACATCAAGATTCGAGAAAAAATGCGATTCTAACTGCGAAAATTATAGTTGAGGACAAAGAGCTAAAGGAGTTTTTATTTGATAAGAAGCGTCTGCCTATTAAACAATTGGAGAAACAGGTGAATATAAGTAAAAAAACACTAGGGCGGAATAGAAAGTACATTATAGCAATTGCCTTAATATTATCTGGTGATTATCTTTTTTTAAAGGATCATATTATGGGGATGTTGGATGAATGA
- a CDS encoding GntR family transcriptional regulator, with protein sequence MLKNRTMEQQAYDMIKEGIIEGRYRPGTHLTEAKLVKDLQMSRTPIRKALGQLETEGLLTHHSHHGSIVKNIQKSTMEIINMVEIQLNFARASIEKAEKKQLIFDILTLRECLEVLDRAYLEENGRDFYQTIEQFFASIIRLNRNNLMEEIMERLWKRFLLGTAEPAFQLRKQGIQNLIKQYKELVDDLEQKNYNQAIELLKEINVGIVQDLIL encoded by the coding sequence ATGCTTAAAAACAGAACAATGGAACAACAAGCATACGATATGATTAAAGAAGGAATAATTGAAGGAAGATACAGACCCGGGACTCACTTAACGGAAGCTAAATTAGTAAAGGATTTACAAATGAGCCGAACGCCGATTCGTAAAGCTTTGGGACAATTAGAAACGGAAGGGCTTCTTACGCATCATAGTCATCATGGATCCATCGTGAAAAATATTCAGAAGTCAACGATGGAAATCATCAATATGGTTGAAATCCAGTTGAATTTTGCTCGAGCAAGTATAGAAAAAGCGGAAAAAAAGCAACTCATATTTGATATTTTAACATTAAGAGAATGTTTAGAAGTGTTGGATCGGGCATATCTTGAAGAAAATGGACGGGACTTTTATCAGACGATTGAGCAATTTTTTGCATCTATTATCCGTTTGAATCGAAATAATTTAATGGAAGAAATAATGGAACGTTTATGGAAACGATTTTTACTGGGGACTGCAGAACCAGCTTTTCAACTGCGAAAACAGGGAATCCAAAATTTAATAAAGCAATATAAAGAATTAGTTGATGATCTTGAGCAAAAAAATTACAATCAAGCAATTGAATTATTGAAAGAAATAAATGTTGGAATTGTTCAGGATTTAATCTTATAA
- a CDS encoding YitT family protein, giving the protein MGDILKIMIGNIFITISYAYLMVPYKIINGGVTSSALILHAVTGLDIALIANCATILLLLFCLVFLGKESFYKSILSSCCYMLFFNLFLSMKISINLNIIAVILIASILLSIGYYLCIAANASTVGFDVIALILHGRNKKINIASTIQYINLFILLVGLTVYGFTSIISGIAFTFIYSYFFGKLLNWKRWNRSLPYTE; this is encoded by the coding sequence GTGGGGGATATTTTAAAAATTATGATCGGAAATATCTTCATCACGATATCTTATGCCTATCTAATGGTTCCGTATAAAATTATTAATGGCGGTGTTACAAGTTCAGCCTTAATTTTACATGCTGTAACTGGTTTAGATATAGCCTTGATTGCTAATTGTGCAACCATTCTATTATTACTATTCTGTTTAGTTTTCCTGGGAAAGGAATCTTTCTATAAATCTATTTTAAGCAGCTGTTGTTATATGTTGTTTTTCAATCTTTTTTTATCAATGAAAATAAGTATTAATTTGAACATCATTGCCGTCATCCTCATTGCATCGATCTTATTATCCATTGGTTATTACTTATGCATAGCTGCTAATGCGTCTACTGTAGGATTTGATGTCATAGCTCTGATTTTACATGGCAGAAATAAAAAAATAAATATTGCAAGTACCATTCAGTATATTAATTTGTTCATCTTATTGGTAGGTTTAACTGTTTACGGGTTCACTTCCATCATAAGTGGAATCGCCTTTACTTTTATCTATTCTTATTTTTTCGGGAAATTATTGAACTGGAAACGATGGAATAGATCCTTGCCGTACACAGAATAA
- a CDS encoding DMT family transporter: MRQNLIGAICLSLAASMWGSVYVISKYILEFVPPLTLVWLRYVIAFVFLFALLKANQAKRKKQETFRKRDWLLLGWIGFIGYFISIACQFIGTKLTDAHTGALITSATPAFIVIFAKFVLNERFTVRKVLAVVLATSGVVVVVGWRTNIGNYFWGSLILVGAAITWALLSVYVKLASQRFSSLTITTYAILFAFIFTTPEMLWELHSNVLSSQNIWVILGVIYLGIVATAGAFFLWNKGMELMDAGIGSLFFFFQPIVGAFLGWLLLNEKLNIQFFIGGSLIVAGVLIVTIQKEKVRKISMDQ; this comes from the coding sequence ATGAGACAAAATTTAATTGGTGCAATCTGTTTATCTTTAGCCGCAAGTATGTGGGGCAGTGTGTATGTGATTAGTAAATATATTTTGGAGTTTGTTCCTCCTTTAACATTAGTTTGGTTGCGCTATGTTATTGCTTTTGTTTTCTTATTTGCGCTCTTAAAAGCAAATCAAGCAAAAAGGAAAAAGCAAGAAACGTTCAGGAAAAGGGATTGGTTGTTACTCGGATGGATCGGGTTTATTGGATATTTTATTTCCATTGCCTGTCAATTCATTGGGACAAAATTAACGGATGCGCACACGGGAGCTCTCATAACGTCGGCAACGCCTGCTTTTATCGTCATCTTTGCAAAGTTTGTACTAAACGAGAGGTTTACTGTTCGAAAAGTATTGGCTGTGGTGCTAGCAACAAGTGGTGTTGTAGTGGTTGTTGGTTGGAGAACCAATATTGGAAACTATTTTTGGGGCAGTCTTATTTTAGTAGGGGCTGCCATTACATGGGCTTTATTATCTGTCTATGTAAAACTTGCTTCCCAACGGTTTTCATCCTTAACCATAACGACATATGCCATATTGTTTGCCTTTATTTTTACAACACCGGAAATGTTGTGGGAACTTCATTCGAATGTACTATCTTCACAAAACATTTGGGTTATTTTAGGTGTTATTTATTTAGGTATTGTAGCAACAGCCGGAGCCTTTTTTCTTTGGAATAAAGGGATGGAATTAATGGATGCTGGAATAGGTTCTTTATTTTTCTTTTTCCAGCCAATTGTTGGCGCATTTTTAGGCTGGCTCTTGCTAAATGAAAAATTGAACATTCAATTTTTTATCGGTGGCTCCTTAATTGTAGCAGGTGTGCTAATCGTTACGATCCAAAAGGAAAAGGTTCGTAAAATAAGCATGGACCAATAA
- a CDS encoding PLP-dependent cysteine synthase family protein, which yields MSKVVTNQIKKSISELVGRTPLLEIVNYEKENQLDAEIIGKLEYLNPANSVKDRIAKAMLEEAENRGVLKKGTTILETTSGNTGIGLAAMAASKGYKLRVYMQDGVSEERTKVIKAYGAEVIPFSNVPELVQTLEETDGDFVAVINVFKKSVAEKEENVVFLNQLENEANPQIHFETTGPEIWEDTAGQVDILVAAVGTGGTISGTGAYLKSKNPNVLVVGVEPGMASIATLENPDITEITGVHRFSDIGDERVPANVNSNVIDEIIEVETSEAYNAARAVAKSDGILVGISSGAAIWAATQLAKRPENRGKRIVTILPDTGLRYLSTDLF from the coding sequence ATGAGTAAAGTTGTTACAAACCAAATTAAAAAGTCCATTTCTGAACTTGTAGGCAGAACTCCGTTATTAGAAATCGTGAATTATGAAAAAGAAAATCAATTAGATGCTGAAATTATTGGTAAGCTGGAATATTTAAACCCTGCAAATAGTGTCAAAGACAGAATTGCCAAAGCAATGCTGGAAGAAGCAGAAAACAGAGGGGTGCTAAAGAAAGGAACTACAATCCTTGAAACAACAAGTGGTAATACAGGTATAGGCTTAGCTGCAATGGCAGCATCCAAAGGCTATAAACTCAGAGTTTACATGCAGGACGGTGTAAGTGAGGAGAGAACAAAAGTTATAAAAGCATATGGAGCAGAAGTGATTCCATTTTCCAATGTGCCTGAATTAGTTCAGACACTGGAAGAAACCGATGGGGACTTTGTTGCAGTCATTAATGTTTTTAAAAAATCGGTTGCAGAAAAAGAAGAAAATGTTGTTTTTCTAAATCAGCTTGAAAATGAAGCCAACCCCCAAATACATTTTGAGACAACAGGTCCTGAAATTTGGGAGGATACGGCTGGTCAGGTAGATATATTGGTAGCAGCAGTTGGTACAGGTGGAACGATTAGCGGGACAGGGGCGTATTTAAAGTCGAAAAACCCAAATGTTTTGGTAGTTGGCGTGGAACCAGGAATGGCATCAATTGCGACATTAGAAAATCCAGATATTACAGAAATCACTGGTGTACACAGGTTCTCAGATATAGGGGATGAGAGAGTTCCAGCAAATGTAAATAGCAACGTGATTGATGAAATAATCGAGGTCGAGACTAGTGAAGCTTATAATGCAGCAAGAGCAGTAGCAAAATCCGATGGGATCCTAGTTGGAATTTCCTCTGGTGCAGCGATCTGGGCAGCAACACAGCTGGCAAAACGCCCGGAAAATAGAGGGAAGAGAATTGTGACGATCCTTCCAGATACGGGTTTGAGATATTTATCAACAGACTTATTTTAA
- a CDS encoding Fur-regulated basic protein FbpA, with translation MEGLGLKNRLQKAIENRRNKLIDKLIAFSVYKKEDKHLFELSLSELEDEYRKFKSICHPHFDLGALRWNGNITKNK, from the coding sequence ATGGAGGGATTGGGTCTGAAGAATAGGCTTCAAAAAGCAATTGAAAATAGACGAAATAAATTAATAGATAAATTGATTGCTTTTAGTGTGTATAAAAAGGAAGATAAGCATCTTTTTGAATTATCACTATCAGAACTTGAAGATGAATATAGAAAATTTAAATCCATCTGTCATCCTCATTTTGATTTAGGGGCTTTACGATGGAATGGAAATATTACTAAAAATAAGTGA
- a CDS encoding Gp49 family protein: protein MQAYRVKGTNSKVKVMEISADGKVKVKNLETHEVYEISQQAFDMAFEPTDYSILDLETVKQQAQNFQLTESEIDTIIETAKIEIVELFGKCTLVAVQLANGFILTESTTSADPKNYNKDVNAKLCLERIKKRIWELEEYKYQSLQVD, encoded by the coding sequence TTGCAGGCTTACCGTGTAAAAGGGACGAATAGCAAAGTGAAAGTGATGGAAATCTCGGCTGATGGGAAAGTAAAGGTTAAAAATTTAGAAACGCACGAGGTCTATGAAATATCACAACAAGCCTTTGATATGGCCTTTGAACCTACCGATTATTCTATACTTGATTTAGAAACAGTCAAGCAGCAAGCTCAAAATTTCCAATTGACAGAATCAGAAATTGATACCATCATCGAAACAGCTAAAATTGAAATTGTTGAACTTTTTGGAAAGTGCACTCTTGTTGCCGTTCAACTGGCAAATGGTTTTATCCTCACAGAATCAACCACGAGCGCAGATCCTAAAAACTATAATAAGGATGTTAATGCCAAGCTTTGTTTAGAACGCATCAAAAAAAGAATTTGGGAATTGGAAGAATACAAATATCAAAGTTTACAAGTTGATTAA
- a CDS encoding C39 family peptidase: MIHKGMTTSSPTVKTKSLSMREIALAVKEPIKEQQEQTQSIQKQTIQNQTPQKQQVTSIPMQKQPIAATSKILNVALINQLDPPRLYNGCEVTSLAMILNYNGYHVTKNVLAKSIKRVPLIYSNGLKGNPNVGFVGNMETGPGYAVYNGPIYNLARQYAGAKAINLTNHSFNDILNRVSQGEPVWIITTETFAPVSNFERWHTPQGTIQITFKEHSVVITGYDHNYIYINNPYGEKNERVNRRSFEEAWEQMGKQAIVIIK; this comes from the coding sequence ATGATACATAAGGGGATGACCACTTCATCTCCGACCGTAAAAACCAAATCGTTATCAATGCGCGAAATAGCCCTAGCTGTAAAGGAACCAATAAAAGAACAACAAGAGCAGACACAATCCATACAAAAACAGACAATACAGAATCAAACTCCTCAAAAACAGCAGGTAACAAGTATCCCGATGCAAAAACAGCCAATTGCAGCGACAAGCAAAATATTAAATGTTGCTCTTATTAATCAACTTGACCCACCACGGCTTTATAACGGTTGTGAGGTAACAAGCCTTGCCATGATTCTTAATTACAACGGTTACCATGTAACCAAAAATGTATTAGCCAAAAGTATAAAAAGAGTCCCACTTATTTACAGTAATGGCCTAAAAGGTAATCCAAACGTTGGGTTTGTAGGCAATATGGAAACAGGACCAGGATATGCCGTATATAATGGCCCTATTTACAACTTAGCAAGGCAATATGCGGGAGCTAAGGCTATAAACTTAACAAACCATTCATTTAACGATATTTTAAATAGAGTAAGTCAAGGTGAGCCGGTGTGGATTATTACAACGGAAACATTTGCTCCAGTTTCAAATTTTGAAAGATGGCATACACCACAAGGAACCATCCAAATTACCTTTAAGGAGCATAGTGTTGTCATAACTGGTTATGATCATAATTATATCTATATCAATAACCCATACGGTGAAAAAAACGAAAGAGTAAACAGACGAAGTTTTGAGGAAGCGTGGGAACAAATGGGTAAACAAGCAATTGTGATTATAAAGTAA